GAAAATTGAGaagtgttcttttatttttttattttatgagtgttagtaaattagaaaaataaaaaatatagtagtATTATCTATATGAGTGAATGATCTCAAAGCCAATTTAAAGTgggtattattatatttacatgtgACAAACCAAACACATGAATATCATAATATCATGCtttcactaataataataaaagcaaaatTAAAGTCTGTGTTTGAATTTTGTTCTTGAAACAGAAATATAGAAGAAACCAAACAAATTCCTGTTTCTACCATCTGAGAAATAGTATCAACCTAAGAAAACAACCGCGAGTATGGGAAGCTATGCTTACAGTTCCAACAGCAAGACAAGAAACGCAAGATCCCTGTCTCCATAGGTTGAGTGATATCATTTTCTTTGTTGTGTAGCACTCTTACAAACTCATCTGAACTTAAGTGTCCATCCCCATTTGTGTCAAACAAATGGTAAACAATCTTAACCACGTTATCAGAAAGTGATAATCCACAAACCTGAAATGAAAATCAATCAGTCAAccaaattacataattaaaataattttttattaaattgccaacaataaaatttaaattcaaaatttgttttatGTAATTTTCGTGTAAAAAACTTTTATGCTGATATTTTATTAGACCTGATCATGTAATGTAAATATAAGtaattttctcccttttttttttaaagaaaaatgttaGAGGTTATCagagtttattattttttgtcattaatgtTTAAAAGTATAGTCTAAAGTATATTATTagattactaaactaaaaaaattggattaatggttaaaatttaaaaatgatggtcaaaaatattaaattataatagccTCTTGTATTTctagcataaaaaaaaaaaatctaaagatgGATTGGcctctgttttgatttttaataacttttttgttttttgaattttatgaaaaaataataaaagaataaaataaaatttattatcttcatttttgaaacttttatttaaaaaatactaaattaagaaaataaaatataaaaccaGTTAGACCATAACTTTAAGACTTTCATtttcaccaaaataaaaattttgccaCCATGGTGTGGTCACAGAATTAATTACCATCATCTATATCAAAACAATAATGATAtattaacaactcaattaaagTGTTATTATTGAcaactaaaaataataacaaaagacATTGTTTGGTCTATTCCAACACATGTGATGTGATtcacttctcttcttttttttttttaattgtctaCTGTATTTATTATATTGGTTTGTTAATATAACATTATTATATCACTatcaagatgagcaagaaaaatcaaaattatataataatcatcccaaaatataaaataaaattcaaaattttttatttttctgctactgtttttagaattaattatcaaattatcactctgttaaaataataatttagtaacTAGTTCTAGAAATAATTGCagatagatttaaaaaaaaaaactaaaatccaACAAAGATCCCTAAATGTCTTACATGTGATGCAGCTCGCTGAAAATCTTCTCTTCTTAACAAGCCATTCACTTTTGCAAAACCAATAATGGCCAATGAAAATGGAAGCAATTTTTTCCTTAGCTCTGCAAAATTGTTGAACTCTTCAAATGTGATGCGTACATCCTTAAAGCTTGGATTATTGTTCATTTCTTCAACCAAATCTAGCAACCTACCCAGATGACTCAGATCAGCAGATGCAACTATTGAGAGAGCAAAGTCCTTGGCAGATATGGTTTCTCTTGATTTGTAGTCATAATGATCAAACTCCAGCCTTAGTATCTACACATAGTCAAATACTGTAATTAGCTagctgttacataatatatataaccACTTCTAATAATATAAGCTCCCTAAAGTAAATTTATTAATtcacttttttattattgttaatatgtGAAAAGGTAATCAAAGTGATACTCATTAAGATAATAAGTTTTATAAGGCTGTATTTGTTTAAGACACGGTATGTTGAGACAGAGATATAAAATTATGTTTAGCAGATGAGATATGTATAAAGATTTTGTGTCCAGTAAcattgaattagtatattttataagGATACAAAGACAATAATAAgagatacaacttattttttaatttttttattattcttattaattttttataattatatttttaatattatatttttctttccaatttttttaaataaaaaaataaaataaattagactttcataacttattctagtttattattaaatacaatataaaaatattaatttttgtatttctaTTATTTGCATCTTATTTTCAGTGTCTTATCTTATCATGTTCTCAGAATGAAACGCATTTTAATCGCTATTGGTTCAAAtcttatgaaaaaaaaatcaaattataaatgaGAGACAAAGAAACTAAAGTAATAATCATAATTTTATATAgataattaattatgtattatgATATtagtaaaagtaaataatttttaaatctactaactaaataaattatttaaatcattaaataattgtacaatatattatcaatatattaaaattaaattcatatgaggcagtaataaatttataaatagagtAACTAACAAAATTTATCTACAATCCAACTGACAAGCAAGAAATGATACATGTGGCAATTAGAGAGTAGAGACATATTCTTACTTCATGATGCAAGTCtctcataaattgcaagaatctatgAATGCTAAGGCGTCCCTTTCCATCTATGCCAAAAAAATATTCCAAAACACCTCCATTTTCTACATAATCATCATTGACCTTTGAGCCTTTTCTCATTCCATCCCTATGGTGATGAGCACCTTGTCTATAATTATTATGAGAtcgcatcaatgccatcactttcttgaattcttccttATCAATCTCCCTTTAGGATCCAATAACAAGAAGTAGGTCATGACATGTAATTAATTAAGTGTTTATACAAATTAAACACCCTAACTCATCATGTGTTTATTACTATAAGTCTATAATCAAAGCAATTAGTAGCATAATCAGCATACTAACCCATCATTATCCATGTCAAACATTTTAAATGCCGCAGAAAAACTTGATTCTGGTATGCTAAGTAGTGTTACCAAAAAGATATACCTGTTTCAGAGTAAAAATAATCATCAATATGCACTCAAACACtacaaagagaaagagaattaTAACTCATAATTAAAGTGATTCATATACCATATATTTGATGCACTAACGGTTATACAGTCGTATAATTacaatcatttttttaaattattattcacgtgattaatataaaatataattatttttactcatGTACTGTCACATAattaaatgtatatataaaataattttacactgacaatatatcaaaattaaattctatataattaatgaataatgatAAGAAACTAATTCATTTTGGATTTAgaatttatcttaaattataaactttaaatcataaattataaatctaaactcTAAAGTGGATTAATGTTAGCTAACTAAAAAATTAGTTTccaatattttgtataattaattaataagttgacaaatattttacaaaataagAATATAGAGAAGTGACAGACTCACACGTTGAAAGATATAAGGCCATCATTGTTGACATCAAAGAGCATGAAAAACAGAGAAGGGGGACAACGAAGGTGGCCTGGACTTCTTCTTTCACCTTTCAAGTATCCTTCCCTCACAAGATTCGACTCCGACGGCGGGAACACCGGAACCACTGCTCTCATTAGGTCTGCTGCCTCCATCAGCATCTCTCCTTCCGGACTCCGGCATGATGCAAAGTATTCAAATACCTGCATATATTCAACATATACTCACCATCATATTCCTTCCAAAACGGTTTCACGTCTTTTATATTTGCAAATTCTAGTAATATAGGTGCCAATCTATAAATATAATTACAAACTATTTTTGGTTAAATACCGACtcaaaatgataatatttattaattatataatattgttgataattaaaaatcattacttagatatatatatatatatatatatatatatatatatatatatatatatatatatatatatattaattaatttttgatatcTTCATGTGAGTAGCTTAACCCTGATACTACAATTGACAGATTTGTACTAAATAAGCAGTtataagttgaaaaaaaaaaaggaagtatTAATCATATGTTTGCTAAAAACTGTTTTTAATCTAGAGTCTAGAGTTTTGTGTGTTATATTATGTTTAACTAATATCCAAATATCCAACAACACAATTAGTAGCCctagtgtgtgtatatatatcagAAGCAATTTGgcctaaaatattatttttaaaattaaatattttttatgtttagtaAGTGTATTAACTATTGTCAGCAATCATTTTTTGCATTTAATCTACAAGtagtatatattaatatattaatatatagaataatgAAATAACCTTCTCGGGAGGACTATGCAAACGCATGCGCTTCTCATAGTTGAAGAAAACTTTCCTCCTGTACAAATCTGCAAcaaatttctttttataaatttaattattcataaAAACAAAAGTTAAAAACTCAAATACAGTTACATTTAACCAACTCTCAgctattattttcatataaagtTTATTGCGACCTAAAAAGAATTATTAAGGTCGGTCGTCAATAACATTGAAAAAATAGTACACAGGTACTTGCCTCCAAAGAGCAACCTGTGTTTGTTCTGTGGAAGGGAGAGTTTTCTAAACAAAGAATGTGAAGAAAAAGTTGAAGTGTTTGCATCATCATCATGACTAGATGAAGGGGAGTTGGAGTTGTTGGTAGTGATGGGAATGAAGAAGGAACAAGAACAACACACAAAAATTCCAACCACAATCCCCAAACAACCCAGCTTcttcttttgattattattattattgggttGGATTATTGGTGTGCATGTTTGTGAAGAGTGGTGCAGGCGTTGGGTTATTAATAGTGAGGGCCTCCTCAGAGTAGAAAACGTAGACATTTGCGTCCTCACTCACACGATGTGTAAAATTCTCAAACCACTTCACAACAAAATTTATTAACAAGCAAGGAACGTTATATGAATCATttttcatatatgtatatatatatataattttaataatatccaAATCAGtcgtcaaaagaaaaaaaagctttagtcaaacaatttaatttttaataaattttgattatcaaattaatttttaacattttatttgatAGTTATCCTTaggctaaaatttttatatatgaataattttaatataaaatataaaaatatttgattatctATAGGATTGTGGTGATAGTACAAAACATTTAATTATGAAAGAACAAaatgtttaataaaaaatattattttaattattaaaatacaaaacgtcatatttgttaaaaaatattattttaattaaaaaaatacaaaatattactgactttttaatttttatacattatcATAGTTGTGTCTAACACACAATTTGATTCTATAGAAGATTTCACTCTtaataatacaatattaaaaagaaaaaattctcaTCCTTGCatcaaaatatcaaattttaataaaaaattagattaaataattgttTCTGTCGTCTTTTATTAAGAATATAACCgtctataaaattttttaaaaattcaatttctcTATATAAATAAACAATCTGATATAAACATtaatttatttaacaaaataaaagttttgacATGAATTATTTATTGAGAACTAAAATTTCtgtctaaaaattttaagaaattttatTTGAGGAATTATTCCTTTTTACTTTAATATTAGAAGTGAATGATAAAAACTCGGTTATATtataaagaatttattttttctactaacacataaaaaatatatatttaataaaaaattaattttaatttattatcaatataaaataatcttatatgtaaatttaattaaataatattataataaaaatattattttttatattaattatcacATAATTGTTTAAAACGATTTGTGatatgtgtatattaaaattaaactcttaacagtatactaaaattaaatatagtgcatatataattttttttattaaatttaatgaataaagCTACCAAGACTCGTTGTAATAAATCAAGTGTCAGTGGACATGATCTCATATTGTATAGATGCAATGAACTGAGATGCTGATTGTTGAGTATTGAAAACAATCAAGCAAGaatatattttctttcttccttgCTTTCAGGATACTTCAAGAATATTTTAACACCGTTATGTTTCAGTTGGAGTTACTTTACTCTGAAGTATAGTCTTAACAATGACGTTCAATTTCAGTTTCAAAAAATTGATATTCAAacaattgaaaaattaatttcgaaattatttatgttattaaagaatgtaattaactttaattaataATACCCTCAAACACGCTTGCGAACACACAAGTATTATATGATTAGATATTAGTTAATACTCGAAAAGAATTTACTTTCACAATATATTAAATCTATTAAATagcattattaatatttttataaattaattgtaaataaaagtttatttattatatatataattattaaatattaatctgACAAAAATAATCATTATTgcacaattattatttttattaaaatatgtatTGATATGTACTACAAATGTTCGTGATATATATTAAATcactcttccaccttagcccatgataacaataaagacgtctcacggcccacaaattcagcccaacagaatacacaaattaaattataatttagtctttatcttatcttatagttatctttatctttatctctattttatctttatctacttttatctttcataggccaatactctatatatacttagttttaccttcatagtttacaatttttcattcaacaatcaataaaatttcttcatctttttctttcacaattttcttattttgctattctttcacaattttattatggtatcagagctcctcTTGAGCTCTGCTGACATCCATGGATCAAGGAGAAAGGGCACACCAGCAACTTCATTCGGAGTCTCTTTTGCACCTTTCGTCAGCCCAACACTTTTCTTTCATGGCACTTCCTTTCAATGAGAAGCTCGTCCTTCAAACCAACTTGAGCTTCTGCCAAGTCCAACTACTCATTATCTTTGTTCTTTCAATACCTTTTCTACTGTTAACAATTCTTCAAATCGAGATTCATTCTTGAATACTTGGATCATTGATTCTGGTGTCACAGATCACATTGcatcaaatttgtcttggtttatttcttacacacaaatttctcttattattgttcattTACCAAATGGTTCTCGAACTACTGTTTCTTATAAAGGCATCGTGCAATTTTCACCATCCACTACACACTCCATAAATTCTATCCAATCTCCACCCATTACACCTTCCAATATATGGCATTTTCGTTTAGGACACCTTTCCGGGCAAAGACTTAATCATTTACATAAACAATTTCCTTTTATCTCTATGCATGATGACGAGGCTTGTGATATTTGTCATctttctaaacaaaagaaaccttcattttctcaaagttttaacaaagccaatgcaaattttgatttattacactttgatatttggggtccgtttcgacaaaattctattcataatcataaatatttttttactattgttgatgattttagccGTTTTACATGGGttactttattaaaatcaaaaggagaagtacaaaatcaaataaaaaattttattactttaattgaaacACAATTAAACTCCAAAGTCAAAACTATTCGTTCCGATAATGGACCAGAATTTATTTTAcctgatttttatgcttcaaagggcatcattcatcaacgtagttgtgttgaaactcctcaacaaaatggaagggtagaacgcaagcatcaacatattttgaatatagctcgtgctcttatgtttcaatctaatttaccatcatctttttggtcttatgctgttagacatgctgtttatttacttaatagagttccatcatccgcaattaattttaaaacaccatttgagattttattcaatcatccaccaaattatcatgacattaaagtttttggatgtttatgttttgtttctacccaAATGACAAAtagatcaaaatttgatccaagagccaaaaaGGCTGTATTCATTGGCTTTCAATCTGGTTTTAAAGGgtatattgtttatgttttagaagataaaagaattgagatttctaAAAACGtgattttttatgaaaagatCTTGCCCTTAGTCACAAAAAATGTCCAATTCCAGACACTCAGCCCAACATTGCCAAACACACATTCTCAAAAACAAGATTTAGTTAGTCTTCCAGTTGAACCCTCACCTATACCCATTGACCCAACTCCACCtagttctttattttctccaACAACCTCTCCTTCTTCCTCACTATCGTTTCCTAACCAAGTTGAACCCATGACCACCGAATCACTTTCAACACTAGACACCAGTCCACCATCACCTTCTCATCCCCCGTCACCTTCTTCACCACCTGAGCAACCCCATCCTCGTCATTCTGACCGGCCTCACCGACCTCCAGCATATCTCTCTGATTACTTGTGTAATTCCTCTCTCATCTCTACAAATCAATCTCCCTCAAAGTGCAAGTACCCTTTATCTTCAGTtatgtctttttcttctcttttatctTCACATAAAAGGTTTCTTTTATCTCTACATTCTGACGTTGAGCCAAAGTCTTTTAAGGACGCCAATCAACACTCTAATTGGCGTAGTGCTATAAAAGATGAGTTGGATGCTCTTGAGCTGAACAAAACTTGGTGTCTTGTTAATTGCCCTGCAGGGGTTAAGCCGGTTGGATGTAAATGGGTCTATCGCATCAAACGCAAGCCTGACGGTTCAGTTGATCGATATAAAGCACGCCTTGTGGCTAAAGGGTTCACTCAAACTGAAGGTGTTGATTTCTTGGAAACTTTCTCCCCTGTTGTCAAGCCTGCCACTATCAGATTAGTTTTGGCATTGGCCTCTATGAAGCATTGGCCTATACATCAGttggatgtcaataatgctttcttacatggGGATCTTTCTGAGGATGTTTATATGACTCTGCCACTCGGATTTATATCTCCTCAACCGAATCAATGCTGTAAGCTACTAAAGTCACTGTATGGTTTACGACAATCTAGTCGTATGTGGTATGAcaaactttctcatcttttgctatCTCATGGATATCAGCAGACCTCATCTGATTATAGTTTATTTGTCAAATTCATTGGTGATCAAATTTCTATCCTTTTAGTCTATGTTGACGACATTGTTCTCACTGGTAATTCCATTTCTGAACTTGCTGCCATTAAGTCTATTTTACACCAACACTTTCGAATTAAAGACTTGggcccattaaaatattttttgggtattgaagtTGCTTAATCAGAGAAGGGAATTTGCTTATCTCAGAGAAAATATTGTCTTGATCTTTTAAAGGATTCTGGTTTATTAGGTGCTAAACCTGCCTCTGTTCCAATGGATAGTACCACAAGACTATATCAAGACAAAAGTCCCCTGCTATCCGACCCTTTTATATATCGTCGTTTGGTTGGCCGTCTTATCTATCTCACCACTACTCGACCAGACATTATGTATGccactcaacaattaagtcaattcatggcatctcctactgaatctcatcttcaagctGCCAAGCATGTGTTACGATATCTGAAAACTAGTCCCGACAAAGGACTTTTCTTTCCAAGGGAATCAGAAATTCAGCTTCTCGGCTTCAGCGACTCTGATTGGGCCAGATGTCCTGACACTCGGCGATCTTTAACaggttattgtttcttcttaggcaGTTCTTTAGTCTCTTGGAAGACCAAGAAACAAACCACCGTTGCCCGCTCTTCCACGGAAGCAGAATATCGTGCACTTGCcaacacaacttgtgaacttcaatggatactaaatgtgctacaatttttacgcatctctcctatccgcccaccagttttatattgtgataatcagagtgctcttcatattgctgctaacccggtttttcatgaacggaccaaacatttagaggttgattgccacttggttcgacaaaaagctcaagctagagtgatgaaacttctcccAATTCCTTCTTCTGGGCAACTAGCTGACATCTTCACCAAGCCTTTGTCTCCTCAACCCTTCCATCTTAATCTGAATAAGCTTAGTGTTCTCGACATCTTTCATCCTCCAGCTTGCGGGGGcgtattaaaccactcttccaccttagcccatgataacaataaagacgtctcacggcccacaaattcagcccaacagaatacacaaattaaattataatttagtctttatcttatcttatagttatctttatctttatctctatcttatctttatctacttttatctttcacaggccaatactctatatatacttagttttaccttcatagtttacaatttttcattcaacaatcaataaaatttcttcatctttttctttcacaattttcttattttgctattctttcacaattttattaatatataaaaagataaagtattatttaaaagttattagtttatatttttagaatgtttaatttagtttgatgtattttaattttgtttatttagttactaaattAGATAGAGGATTGAGGAGTTTCTTTGATTTAATTATCAAACTATGGCATTGACAagttaaattgaggaatttttttTGTGTCATCAAAAAATTAGGTAAAAAATAAAGTAATTctctttatatttaatttcaatctatttttttttatttttttattttgaatttaatgtattttttcattctgtttaaatttttatcattttgtttattttttttatatcatgTATGGTGTTAAGTAATGTAGATTATAGACAGATTTTTTTCTGGGGTCGCGAGTGAAGTAGAGGTTAAAAACTAGAACAAAAAAGACCATATGTATATGCTTATGAAATCCTCTATTTCTCTATCCACTTTAACGACCCAATAATAACATATATGACCCATATGTagtgattcttttttttttcttttgcattagGCAGATCTATAGGAAACTGACTTCCAAAAATTATGATATGTTGACCCCAAAACAATTAGAGAGTACCCAAAAACCAAAAAGGAAACAAAGATGAAATTTATCATGgccaaaattttttgaaaaaatgataaataGGTCGCTAATCTTTTTTTCTGTAGATATTTTcgcctttaaaaaataaaaaaatcatttatgtCCCTGAACCTTCTAAGATGTGGACCAATTTACTCATTCCTTGAAGTTACTCCGTTGGACCCAACGAAAAAGTTTGACGTGACTCATTTGGTCGTTACGGGACGCACGTGGCTTGTAACTTTTGAAAACAGAACATATTAATCATCCCACACCAAAATGACGCCGTTTCACCATCACCATTCCAAAGACACTTTAATCCTGTTATGCAATACCAATAGCACCCATATTTGAGTTACAGAATTactaaaaatcctaagaaaacaaACCATCAAACCCCCTCCTCTTTGTTTCTCCCTCCAAAAATTACACCACGTAGAAGAGCAGTCATTGTGGGGTGAAGTCGATGTCGGAGGCTAGAAAGAAGGTTGCATTGAGGTCGTGGTTGTTGTCTACGTCAAAAGGTAAGATTGCCTTGCTTAGCGAATGTTTTGGTTATTCATGTGTGAACTAATTGTGAAAGTATTTTGTATGCATGTTAACAGTGTAGGTAAAAATGGTGTAATGAAGtgtaaaaatcatttttaaaatgtCGTGTGTAGGATTAGAATGAGAGATTGTGTTAGGGCAAAGGTGTTTCATTCATactttttatttctgtttttggACTTACACATAGTTGTTCATGAGTTAATTTCTGATGGTTGATGTTTTTGTGGTGTCAATTTTTCACCATGAAGGTAACTTTATCAGAGCAAGTGATAGATTCCTGGTTTATCAAAATGGAAAGACAGTATACTGGTATGATTCAACAAGTACCGACATTGAGTCTGGGTTGAACATATTAACTGGGGATGCATGGATCAATGCAATGCGAGAGAATATAATGAAGAACTAAGAGACATCTGAGTTCCATATATACTTTGACCACCCTATTGATGATCCCGAGGTTGTTGATGATGCTGGCAAGGACACTGATATCGCAGTGGATGTAGGTGAAATTTTAGAGGAACTAAAAACATTTTCTTCTTTAGATGATGGGTACGAGAGTACAGAGGATGTATTATTGTATAAACCTCTACCAGCTGAATTTGAAAGTGATAGTACTAAAACTGACAATAGTGGGGGGTTGCTGGTGGCAAGAGAAAAAGAAGTGTGAAGGGTAAAAAGAAGGTAGTGACTCCGATGAAGTCAGTTGCAAAGAAGCAAGGTTTAAAGACTAACTCTAAAGTTGGAAAGAAGAAGATGCAACATGGGATGAGAGTGAATGCAAGAGGAAAAAACAGTGGAAATGCTAATGCTAGAACAAGTGGTGAAGATGGAGCTCAGGA
This region of Arachis hypogaea cultivar Tifrunner chromosome 8, arahy.Tifrunner.gnm2.J5K5, whole genome shotgun sequence genomic DNA includes:
- the LOC112707929 gene encoding calcium uptake protein, mitochondrial isoform X2 — encoded protein: MSTFSTLRRPSLLITQRLHHSSQTCTPIIQPNNNNNQKKKLGCLGIVVGIFVCCSCSFFIPITTNNSNSPSSSHDDDANTSTFSSHSLFRKLSLPQNKHRLLFGDLYRRKVFFNYEKRMRLHSPPEKVFEYFASCRSPEGEMLMEAADLMRAVVPVFPPSESNLVREGYLKGERRSPGHLRCPPSLFFMLFDVNNDGLISFNVYIFLVTLLSIPESSFSAAFKMFDMDNDGEIDKEEFKKVMALMRSHNNYRQGAHHHRDGMRKGSKVNDDYVENGGVLEYFFGIDGKGRLSIHRFLQFMRDLHHEILRLEFDHYDYKSRETISAKDFALSIVASADLSHLELRKKLLPFSLAIIGFAKVNGLLRREDFQRAASHVCGLSLSDNVVKIVYHLFDTNGDGHLSSDEFVRVLHNKENDITQPMETGILRFLSCCWNCKHSFPYSRLFS
- the LOC112707929 gene encoding calcium uptake protein, mitochondrial isoform X1; amino-acid sequence: MSTFSTLRRPSLLITQRLHHSSQTCTPIIQPNNNNNQKKKLGCLGIVVGIFVCCSCSFFIPITTNNSNSPSSSHDDDANTSTFSSHSLFRKLSLPQNKHRLLFGDLYRRKVFFNYEKRMRLHSPPEKVFEYFASCRSPEGEMLMEAADLMRAVVPVFPPSESNLVREGYLKGERRSPGHLRCPPSLFFMLFDVNNDGLISFNVYIFLVTLLSIPESSFSAAFKMFDMDNDGEIDKEEFKKVMALMRSHNNYRQGAHHHRDGMRKGSKVNDDYVENGGVLEYFFGIDGKGRLSIHRFLQFMRDLHHEILRLEFDHYDYKSRETISAKDFALSIVASADLSHLGRLLDLVEEMNNNPSFKDVRITFEEFNNFAELRKKLLPFSLAIIGFAKVNGLLRREDFQRAASHVCGLSLSDNVVKIVYHLFDTNGDGHLSSDEFVRVLHNKENDITQPMETGILRFLSCCWNCKHSFPYSRLFS